In one Hevea brasiliensis isolate MT/VB/25A 57/8 unplaced genomic scaffold, ASM3005281v1 Scaf662, whole genome shotgun sequence genomic region, the following are encoded:
- the LOC131177627 gene encoding beta-1,3-galactosyltransferase 7-like, with product MKNRGSAKISVKWIPILCVFCFALGIIFSNRAWDAPESNGQLIAQGRQEQELQVISEDSTAQKILSHDKNVMGEVLKTHEAIQSLDKSIAMVQMQLAASRSSQEMSLDGSAALSHDGPPRQKVFMVIGINTAFSSRKRRDSVRETWMPQGEKLLQLEREKGIVIRFMIGHSATSNSILDRAIDSEDHQHKDFLRLEHVEGYHELSAKTKIFFSTAVAKWDAEFYVKVDDDVHVNLGMLAATLARHRSKPRVYIGCMKSGPVLAQKNVKYHEPEYWKFGEEGNKYFRHATGQIYAISKDLATYISINQPILHKYANEDVSLGSWFIGLEVEHIDERNMCCGTPPDCEWKAQAGNVCIASFDWSCSGICKSVEKIKFVHGRCGEGDGAVWSALF from the exons ATGAAGAATCGAGGGTCTGCCAAAATCTCTGTCAAATGGATCCCGATCCTCTGTGTCTTTTGTTTTGCTCTTGGAATTATCTTCTCTAACAG GGCGTGGGATGCACCTGAGTCCAACGGTCAGCTCATAGCGCAGGGTCGTCAAGAACAAGAGTTGCAAGTTATCTCCGAAGATTCCACAGCTCAGAAG ATACTTTCACATGATAAAAATGTAATGGGCGAAGTCTTGAAAACCCATGAAGCAATTCA ATCGCTAGACAAGTCAATTGCAATGGTTCAAATGCAGTTAGCGGCATCTAGGAGTTCTCAGGAAATGAGCTTGGATGGCTCCGCTGCCTTGTCTCATGATGGCCCACCCCGGCAGAAAGTTTTCATGGTTATTGGGATTAATACAGCTTTTAGCAGTAGAAAGAGGCGTGATTCTGTCAGAGAGACTTGGATGCCTCAAG GAGAGAAGCTTCTTCAATTGGAGCGTGAGAAGGGGATTGTTATTCGCTTCATGATTGGCCATAG TGCGACATCGAACAGCATTTTAGATAGAGCCATTGATTCAGAAGATCATCAGCATAAGGATTTCCTTAGGCTG GAGCATGTTGAAGGATACCATGAATTGTCTGCAaaaacaaaaattttcttctcCACTGCAGTTGCTAAGTGGGATGCTGAATTCTATGTCAAGGTGGATGATGATGTCCATGTTAATCTAG GCATGCTAGCTGCTACTTTAGCACGGCATCGTTCAAAACCCAGGGTGTACATTGGCTGTATGAAGTCTGGGCCTGTTCTTGCTCAAAA GAATGTCAAATATCATGAACCAGAGTATTGGAAATTTGGAGAGGAAGGGAACAAATATTTCCGACATGCAACTGGACAGATATATGCAATCTCAAAGGATCTCGCCACATATATCTCAATCAACCA GCCCATATTGCACAAGTATGCTAATGAAGATGTGTCACTTGGATCATGGTTTATTGGTCTTGAGGTTGAGCACATTGACGAACGCAACATGTGCTGTGGAACTCCACCAG ATTGTGAGTGGAAGGCACAGGCAGGTAATGTATGCATTGCGTCTTTTGACTGGAGCTGCAGTGGAATATGCAAATCAGTGGAGAAGATCAAATTTGTTCATGGAAGATGTGGTGAAGGTGATGGAGCT